The genomic window CCTTTCCAGCTGATTGGCTCATGCATTTGTTATCCTGTTTTTGAAGTCAGTTCTCCCTCTATATATCGATGGATTATACCGGAAATAAGGGTTTGATAAGGTATTCCCATTTCCAGTGCTTTCTTTTGAATGCCTTGGTAGTCGTGGTCATAGAGGCGTATAGTTATTCTTTTGTCTTTAATTAAAGTTTTTTTCGCTGTCGCCTGTATCGCTTCAATCTCCTTTTTTGATGGAGTGGAAAGTTTCATCTTCCCTTTCTCATAGGCATTAATAATGGTCTTTTCTTCTTTGTCGAATTTCATGTCTTGCTAACCCTCCTGTTCCTTCTTATATGCCCTGGTTGCCTTGCGGCTGGGGATAATCGTCTTCAGGAAAACATATTCTTTTTCAACCACATGAGGAACGAGATAAATATATTCCTCTACAATAACGAAGTATATCTTTTGCCCGGGGTAGTTTTCCTGGTCCGGATGATCGGCAAGCTTCCAAACGTCGCCTCGGGCCAGATGAAAAACTATCCTCTCAAAAGATATACCCCTTTCTGCTTTCAACCACTCGTTTTTATGGGAGTCCCATTCATATTTCATGTTTTAAGTGTACATCGTTTGTCTGTACAAATCAAGGTCATCGTTTCGTTTTATCAATGAGGATAATACGAAGTTGAACCACCAAGGTACGAGGTCGGCCCGAAAGATTTATTAGCCTATCTCTTCTTTTTTATGCATGAATACCGCTCCAATCGAACAAATAAAACCCGTAGCGTACTCCTTTGTACTCCACTCAAGATCAAAATCAAAACATGTCTTTGTCAGCGCAGAAACGTCTACACCCAGCGATTCGAGACTGTAGATTCTTTTTTCCGGGTTCTTGCAGGCACGGGAACCTTCTGCTACAACACATAAGTCGCAACTCAAGCATGAACCGGACCCGGCAACTACGTACCCTTGTTTTCTATGTCTTAATAACTCCTTAACCAGGATGCTTCTGGCTTTTATGAAGCATTCTTTGTCCATGTTCTCCTGGATTTCATGTTTCCCGAAACGCTCTTGCGGTATCCTGATGCATATTACTCTTGCATACTTTTGGTCGTCTACATATCCACGGAAGTCAGGGCTGTATGGAGGACAAGCAAGGTTCTTGCCAAACTCATGGCATTCTTCACATGCTTCCCTGTATTTCTTCCCATGGACGATGGAAGAGATAGATATCGTAGCCTCGTATTGTTCATAGTACAGCGGTGAGCCAGATACACCTTCTAATTCTTTGATTTCAACTTGAAATTTCTTTTCTTCAGGTGATGGATTGAGATGTGCGGTTCCCATATTATTTTCTCTTCAGGCTAACGTAGGCATCACCGGGAGGCGAGTGCCTTTTTTCGCCGATCGCGTGCACGTCATGATTATCCGCCTTATTGTGGCTGTGGGTATGGAGAAAACTGATCTGCCACAGCCCACCACTTGCCGTTTTCTTTAACAAAGAAAAACATATCACGGCCACCCATCTCGACTAATTGCCCTCCTATCTCGAAGGCCATATCAAAGTAGTATGTGACAACAGCCGCATCACCGTAGATTTGGATCTTGGGGTCAATCTCCTCCCAACTGCGGACCTTTGCCATGGATAAGAAACCGACCCACCCCGCAACACAGTCATCTCTGCCTTCGCGCCGATTTCTATCCGTTGGCGTAATTGCTACCATGTCTTTGTGAAAGAAGTTTTTGAGGTCTTT from Pseudomonadota bacterium includes these protein-coding regions:
- a CDS encoding toxin produces the protein MKYEWDSHKNEWLKAERGISFERIVFHLARGDVWKLADHPDQENYPGQKIYFVIVEEYIYLVPHVVEKEYVFLKTIIPSRKATRAYKKEQEG
- a CDS encoding DUF2284 domain-containing protein encodes the protein MGTAHLNPSPEEKKFQVEIKELEGVSGSPLYYEQYEATISISSIVHGKKYREACEECHEFGKNLACPPYSPDFRGYVDDQKYARVICIRIPQERFGKHEIQENMDKECFIKARSILVKELLRHRKQGYVVAGSGSCLSCDLCVVAEGSRACKNPEKRIYSLESLGVDVSALTKTCFDFDLEWSTKEYATGFICSIGAVFMHKKEEIG
- a CDS encoding nuclear transport factor 2 family protein; translated protein: MEPLFQGKEREVWETLRKLNDAWTKSDGKDLKNFFHKDMVAITPTDRNRREGRDDCVAGWVGFLSMAKVRSWEEIDPKIQIYGDAAVVTYYFDMAFEIGGQLVEMGGRDMFFFVKENGKWWAVADQFSPYPQPQ